Proteins co-encoded in one Desulfovibrio aminophilus genomic window:
- a CDS encoding methyl-accepting chemotaxis protein has protein sequence SLDIDQKDEIGILARSLNEMADRLRDVVADVRGATDNVASGSEELSASSQSLSQGATEQAAAIEEVSSSMEEMTSNIRQNADNARQTESIAQQAAKDAEEGGSAVNQAVAAMKNIAEKIGIIEEIARQTNLLALNAAIEAARAGEHGKGFAVVAAEVRKLAERSGAAAGEISELSSSSVDVADKAGRMLLKLVPDIQKTAELVQEIAAASNEQNAGAEQINKAIQQLDQVIQQNASASEEMASTSEELSSQAVQLQHTMSFFQVDGTGGGPRKRISAAPAPRKPLPAAPAKAAKAEAKPKPVAGKGVDLDLADDGEFERF, from the coding sequence TCCCTGGACATCGACCAGAAGGACGAGATCGGCATCCTGGCCCGTTCCCTCAATGAAATGGCCGACCGCCTGCGCGACGTGGTGGCCGACGTGCGCGGGGCCACCGACAACGTGGCCTCCGGCTCCGAGGAGCTGTCCGCCAGTTCCCAGTCCCTGTCCCAGGGAGCCACCGAGCAGGCCGCCGCCATCGAGGAAGTCTCCTCCAGCATGGAGGAGATGACCTCCAACATCCGCCAGAACGCGGACAACGCCCGCCAGACCGAATCCATCGCCCAGCAGGCCGCCAAGGACGCCGAGGAGGGCGGATCGGCCGTGAACCAGGCCGTCGCGGCCATGAAGAACATCGCCGAGAAGATCGGCATCATCGAGGAGATCGCCCGGCAGACCAACCTCCTGGCCCTGAACGCGGCCATCGAGGCCGCCCGCGCGGGCGAGCACGGCAAGGGCTTCGCCGTGGTCGCCGCCGAGGTCCGCAAGCTGGCCGAGCGTTCCGGCGCGGCCGCCGGGGAAATCAGCGAGCTCTCCTCCTCCAGCGTGGACGTGGCCGACAAGGCCGGGCGCATGCTCTTGAAGCTCGTGCCCGACATCCAGAAGACCGCCGAACTGGTCCAGGAGATCGCCGCCGCCAGCAACGAGCAGAACGCCGGGGCCGAGCAGATCAACAAGGCCATCCAGCAGCTCGACCAGGTCATCCAGCAGAACGCCTCGGCTTCCGAGGAAATGGCCTCCACCTCCGAGGAGCTCTCCAGCCAGGCCGTGCAGCTCCAGCACACCATGAGCTTCTTCCAGGTGGACGGGACCGGCGGCGGCCCCCGCAAGCGCATCAGCGCCGCGCCCGCACCCAGGAAGCCCCTGCCCGCCGCACCGGCCAAGGCCGCCAAGGCCGAGGCCAAGCCCAAGCCCGTCGCGGGCAAGGGCGTGGACCTGGATCTGGCCGACGACGGCGAATTCGAGCGCTTCTAG